From one Bacteroidales bacterium genomic stretch:
- a CDS encoding glycosyltransferase family 39 protein, giving the protein MTPLSKDKGLFWIIVIASAGFLFHLFTYNTLGFHRDEFLYLSLGKHLSAGYWSNPPLIGLVSYLAQLLPFGPLFSIRLVSAIAGFLLVLLTGLIVGELGGGIYSKILACLVLSTTLLFLRAYSMLQPVPFDILLWTAILYFLLKYINTENHIWLLWLGVGFGLGMLNKYMVVFLAAGIFIGLLLSPKRKVLADKYTWIAAGIAILLFLPNILWQYNHGFPVTKHMIELRDTQLVNVKRIDIVIDQVLMFTFGSFLWIAGLIWLLARKTNARFRIFAIIYLSILVFFLILKGKSYYLAGLYPFLFAAGAVSWEKTIRSAIWRTVFLVGLVAFSIPMVPAGIPLASGPKLASYFSKMPPKMGAEALLRWEDGKMHTLPQDFADMIGWDELAGIVIKAADTVQDKSRIFIYGENYGQAGSVDLYGRGHGLPQAMSFSDSYILWMPDTLSANADLFFYINDERGDDVFPMFERVDSLGSITDTLAREYGTTVYLCQRPSREFRDFLRSKVSEIKGERVRGKR; this is encoded by the coding sequence ATGACACCATTAAGTAAAGACAAAGGCCTTTTCTGGATTATTGTCATTGCTTCGGCCGGTTTCCTGTTCCACCTTTTTACCTATAACACGCTGGGTTTCCATCGGGATGAGTTTCTTTATCTTTCACTGGGCAAACACCTGTCAGCCGGTTACTGGTCGAATCCTCCTTTGATAGGGCTGGTGAGTTATCTTGCCCAATTGTTGCCTTTTGGTCCGTTATTTTCGATTAGACTGGTATCCGCAATTGCGGGTTTCCTGCTTGTATTACTCACCGGCTTAATTGTCGGGGAACTGGGCGGAGGTATCTATTCAAAAATTCTTGCATGCCTTGTGCTTTCAACCACGTTGCTATTTCTCAGGGCCTATTCCATGTTGCAGCCCGTTCCGTTTGACATTCTTCTCTGGACAGCCATTCTGTATTTCCTGCTGAAATATATCAATACTGAAAATCATATATGGCTGTTGTGGCTTGGTGTCGGATTCGGACTGGGAATGCTCAACAAATACATGGTCGTATTTCTTGCCGCCGGAATTTTTATAGGTTTGTTGCTTTCACCCAAAAGGAAAGTGCTGGCTGATAAATATACATGGATTGCTGCAGGAATTGCCATTCTGCTGTTTTTACCGAACATACTATGGCAGTACAATCATGGATTTCCTGTAACCAAACACATGATTGAATTACGGGATACGCAGCTGGTGAATGTAAAAAGGATTGATATCGTAATCGACCAGGTGCTGATGTTTACCTTTGGATCGTTTTTGTGGATTGCCGGATTAATATGGCTGCTTGCCAGGAAGACAAACGCCAGGTTCCGCATTTTTGCCATTATTTACCTATCCATACTGGTCTTCTTCCTGATTTTGAAAGGGAAAAGTTATTACCTGGCAGGTTTGTACCCATTTCTTTTCGCTGCCGGAGCTGTGTCGTGGGAGAAGACAATCCGGTCAGCAATTTGGAGAACGGTCTTCCTTGTTGGCCTTGTTGCCTTTTCAATTCCAATGGTTCCAGCCGGCATTCCGCTGGCATCGGGTCCTAAACTGGCATCCTATTTTTCGAAAATGCCACCGAAAATGGGCGCGGAGGCTCTTTTGAGATGGGAAGACGGTAAAATGCACACGCTTCCCCAGGATTTTGCTGATATGATCGGCTGGGATGAGCTCGCAGGTATCGTAATCAAAGCTGCCGACACGGTGCAGGATAAAAGCCGCATTTTTATTTATGGCGAAAATTACGGACAGGCAGGTTCGGTTGATCTTTATGGAAGAGGGCACGGGCTGCCGCAGGCAATGAGCTTTTCCGACAGCTATATTCTATGGATGCCTGATACACTCAGTGCGAATGCCGATTTGTTTTTTTACATCAACGATGAAAGGGGAGACGACGTATTTCCTATGTTTGAACGGGTTGATTCACTCGGATCCATTACGGATACCCTGGCAAGGGAATATGGTACTACGGTTTACTTGTGCCAGCGGCCAAGCCGTGAGTTCAGGGATTTTTTAAGAAGCAAAGTCTCGGAGATAAAGGGGGAGAGAGTAAGGGGTAAAAGGTAA
- a CDS encoding DUF5063 domain-containing protein yields the protein MEDVKGPIVKDFVKAAADFCQLVEQASKKKTGELFNEFQQLVPALYMKAALLPLPKYCYDEEMTAFVKEDDYARIHDGLQHKFELFTGITGMSPGTLPNQHELISFALAESFTDLYEELKNFVKLYEVGLPQSMNDAVWFCRKSFEQSLGIRIIESLKSLHSLVYDKNSTGSRAIQNDDFLRDEEEPWFSDDQEQVYGDDE from the coding sequence ATGGAGGACGTCAAAGGGCCCATAGTGAAGGATTTTGTGAAGGCAGCAGCAGATTTCTGCCAGTTAGTTGAACAGGCTTCCAAAAAAAAGACGGGTGAACTATTCAATGAATTTCAGCAGTTGGTGCCTGCACTGTATATGAAGGCTGCTTTATTGCCATTGCCAAAGTATTGCTATGATGAAGAAATGACAGCCTTTGTTAAAGAGGATGATTATGCCCGGATCCATGATGGATTGCAGCATAAATTTGAACTCTTTACCGGCATAACCGGAATGTCGCCGGGAACCTTGCCAAATCAGCATGAATTGATAAGCTTCGCGCTCGCTGAAAGTTTTACGGATCTCTACGAAGAATTAAAAAATTTCGTAAAGCTTTACGAAGTAGGATTGCCGCAATCGATGAACGATGCAGTATGGTTCTGCCGGAAAAGCTTTGAACAAAGTCTCGGAATCAGAATTATCGAATCGCTGAAATCTCTCCATTCCCTTGTTTATGATAAAAATTCTACCGGTTCAAGGGCTATTCAGAATGACGATTTTCTAAGGGATGAAGAAGAACCCTGGTTCTCTGATGACCAGGAACAAGTATACGGAGATGATGAATAA
- a CDS encoding 3'-5' exonuclease → MKKNPGSLMTRNKYTEMMNNLRYFSNVEDDYIKSLPSMTFPGTITVVDQPASYDVIHRLLKDEFILGFDTETRPSFKKGRTHNVALLQLSTREQAVLIRTNLVPIPRFVVDILENENIIKVGVAIKDDLNALNRLVSFKPGGFVDLQQFVKKFGIEDNGLKKLVANIMGYRISKKSQTSNWEQEVLSREQLEYAATDAWVCRQMYEILNNTIN, encoded by the coding sequence ATGAAGAAGAACCCTGGTTCTCTGATGACCAGGAACAAGTATACGGAGATGATGAATAATCTCAGGTATTTCTCCAATGTTGAAGATGATTATATAAAGTCGTTGCCTTCAATGACTTTTCCGGGTACAATCACAGTTGTGGATCAGCCTGCTTCATATGATGTGATACACCGTTTGCTTAAAGATGAATTTATTCTTGGTTTTGATACAGAAACCAGGCCTTCTTTCAAAAAAGGAAGGACACACAATGTGGCGTTGCTGCAATTATCAACTCGCGAACAAGCTGTTCTCATCAGGACCAACCTTGTTCCCATTCCACGTTTTGTAGTAGACATTCTTGAAAATGAAAACATTATCAAAGTGGGTGTTGCCATTAAGGACGATTTGAATGCTCTCAACCGTCTCGTCAGTTTCAAGCCCGGAGGCTTTGTTGATCTTCAGCAATTCGTTAAGAAATTCGGAATTGAGGATAACGGTCTGAAAAAACTGGTGGCCAATATTATGGGATACCGGATCTCTAAGAAATCACAAACATCCAACTGGGAACAGGAAGTTCTCAGCCGTGAGCAACTCGAATATGCCGCCACGGATGCCTGGGTATGCCGGCAAATGTACGAAATACTGAATAACACCATTAACTGA
- a CDS encoding class I SAM-dependent rRNA methyltransferase: MNGFTTIFLKPGKEQSVMRMHPWIFSGAIKKIDGKPAEGDIVEVFSSEREFLAMGHYQVGSIAIRLFSFDPVEPGKEFWKQVIRKAYDFRATLNLTDNPGTNVYRLINGEGDGLPGLIIDYYNGIAVMQMHSIGMYRIRKVIAEILAELYGKKLTAVYDKSESTLPFKANLNAKNEFLIGSRASGEVIENGHRFGIDAETGQKTGFFIDQRENRELLTRYIKDKDVLNMFCYTGGFSVYASAEGARLVHSVDSSAQAIELTDKNIQLNNIPSEKHQSFATDAFSFLNNIKDKYDVIILDPPAFAKHQDALNNALMGYKRLNQKAIEQVRPGGIIFTFSCSQVVTKENFRKSVFAAAANSGREVRILHQLTQPPDHPISIYHPEGEYLKGLVIQVE; this comes from the coding sequence ATGAACGGTTTTACAACCATTTTTCTGAAGCCCGGAAAAGAACAATCGGTCATGAGAATGCATCCCTGGATTTTCTCCGGGGCCATTAAGAAAATTGACGGAAAGCCGGCTGAAGGCGATATCGTTGAAGTTTTTTCCTCTGAACGTGAATTCCTGGCAATGGGCCATTACCAGGTAGGTTCAATTGCCATAAGGCTGTTCTCTTTTGACCCTGTTGAACCCGGCAAAGAGTTCTGGAAACAGGTTATCCGGAAAGCATATGATTTCAGGGCCACACTGAATCTTACAGATAACCCCGGCACAAATGTATACAGGCTTATAAATGGCGAAGGCGATGGTTTGCCGGGATTGATCATTGACTATTATAACGGGATCGCCGTAATGCAGATGCATTCTATCGGGATGTACCGTATCAGGAAAGTAATAGCTGAAATACTTGCGGAGTTGTATGGTAAAAAACTGACCGCAGTTTACGATAAGAGTGAAAGTACGTTGCCCTTCAAAGCCAACCTGAACGCCAAAAATGAATTTTTGATTGGCAGCAGGGCATCGGGTGAGGTTATTGAGAATGGGCACCGGTTCGGTATTGATGCCGAGACCGGGCAAAAGACGGGATTTTTTATTGACCAGCGCGAAAACAGGGAGCTGCTTACACGGTATATTAAAGATAAAGATGTACTGAACATGTTTTGCTATACGGGAGGCTTCTCGGTGTATGCCTCTGCAGAAGGGGCACGCCTTGTGCATTCGGTAGACAGTTCAGCACAGGCCATTGAGCTTACAGACAAAAACATTCAGCTTAACAATATACCTTCAGAAAAGCACCAGTCCTTTGCTACGGATGCTTTTTCATTTCTGAATAACATTAAGGATAAGTATGATGTGATAATCCTTGATCCACCTGCTTTTGCCAAGCACCAGGATGCTCTGAACAATGCTCTGATGGGCTACAAAAGACTTAACCAGAAGGCGATTGAACAGGTCAGACCCGGTGGGATCATTTTTACTTTTTCCTGCTCCCAGGTAGTTACCAAAGAAAACTTCCGCAAATCGGTTTTCGCTGCCGCCGCCAATTCCGGTCGTGAAGTCCGTATCCTCCACCAGCTCACCCAACCCCCCGATCATCCCATCTCCATTTACCATCCCGAAGGAGAATACCTCAAGGGATTAGTGATACAGGTAGAGTAA
- a CDS encoding carboxypeptidase-like regulatory domain-containing protein, which translates to MVSHRSLALVLCLLVATIVAQAQDSLLLKRLTIPETTCTIDQALKILEQQTGLSPSYNSGLFDRKKTITLKAQQETLEGILVKMFNNPELDYDVIGRHLVIYKPFRTVSANPDSVVDSVFLVKISGKVFDRETRQTLPFSSVYLVGKPIGVVSNGEGEFQLKLESSMLKETLSISCIGYKNFSAPVSSLINTNQQYYLEPDIIPIQEVIIRKISPVMLLRNADRRIRDNYPDKPALLTSFYRETIKKGSKYMMVSEAILENFKTAYMSSAPDRVKILKGRRNENFSRNDSVMLKLKAGLNTMLMLDVVKNMPDFLTGENLGDYHYQLSDIVVEDGRDRYVVEFKPIKGSPQGTFYSGRIIIDIQDMAYSWVEFQVDPEYLDLATDRFIVRKPPNMIVKTLKASYKVAFRKIGSRYYLHMIDCETAFKIRNRHQLSSSVYNTRLETVVIDMDTVDVNRFSYRESARPFEFFIDQLGDYDESFWGEYNFIKPDESLENALAKLKKKSGSDQTK; encoded by the coding sequence ATGGTGTCTCACCGCTCCCTGGCATTAGTCCTGTGCCTGCTGGTTGCGACAATTGTCGCACAGGCCCAGGATTCGTTGCTTCTCAAGCGGCTCACGATTCCTGAAACCACCTGCACTATTGACCAGGCATTAAAAATTCTGGAGCAACAAACGGGTCTTTCACCTTCTTATAATTCCGGATTGTTCGACAGAAAAAAGACCATTACCTTAAAGGCACAGCAGGAAACACTGGAAGGCATTCTTGTAAAAATGTTTAACAATCCGGAACTCGATTATGATGTGATCGGGAGGCACCTGGTGATTTATAAACCCTTCAGAACAGTATCCGCCAATCCCGACAGTGTGGTTGATTCGGTGTTCCTGGTTAAAATATCCGGTAAAGTATTTGACAGGGAAACCCGGCAAACTCTTCCTTTCAGCAGTGTGTACCTTGTAGGAAAGCCTATAGGCGTGGTCAGCAACGGGGAAGGTGAATTCCAGCTAAAGCTTGAATCGTCTATGTTAAAGGAAACGCTCAGTATTTCATGTATAGGATACAAGAACTTTTCAGCACCGGTTTCTTCGCTCATCAACACCAATCAGCAGTATTATCTTGAACCCGATATTATACCCATCCAGGAGGTAATTATCCGTAAAATAAGCCCGGTAATGCTTTTGCGGAATGCCGACCGCAGGATACGGGACAATTACCCCGACAAACCGGCGTTACTTACTTCTTTTTACAGGGAGACCATAAAGAAAGGCAGCAAATACATGATGGTATCCGAGGCAATTCTTGAAAATTTCAAGACCGCGTATATGTCTTCGGCGCCCGACAGGGTAAAGATACTCAAGGGAAGAAGAAACGAGAATTTCAGCCGTAATGATTCGGTAATGCTGAAACTGAAAGCCGGGTTAAACACCATGCTCATGCTTGATGTGGTTAAGAACATGCCTGATTTTCTGACAGGGGAAAACCTTGGCGATTATCATTACCAGTTATCCGACATTGTGGTGGAGGACGGCAGGGACAGGTATGTGGTTGAGTTTAAACCCATAAAAGGTTCTCCGCAGGGAACATTCTATTCGGGGCGTATCATCATTGATATTCAGGACATGGCTTATTCATGGGTTGAATTCCAGGTGGATCCTGAATACCTTGATCTTGCCACTGACAGGTTCATTGTACGGAAGCCCCCGAATATGATTGTGAAGACGTTAAAAGCCAGTTACAAAGTGGCATTCCGCAAAATAGGAAGCCGGTATTACCTGCATATGATCGACTGTGAAACCGCGTTTAAGATCCGGAACCGGCATCAGCTGAGCAGTTCAGTATATAACACCCGTCTTGAAACCGTTGTAATCGACATGGACACAGTTGATGTAAACCGTTTTTCCTATCGTGAAAGCGCCCGTCCCTTCGAGTTCTTCATCGACCAGCTCGGCGATTACGACGAATCCTTCTGGGGAGAATACAACTTCATCAAACCCGATGAATCACTTGAAAATGCATTGGCTAAGCTGAAGAAGAAATCGGGGTCGGACCAGACTAAATAA
- a CDS encoding FecR domain-containing protein, whose protein sequence is MFTKYKTDWNLLAKYMAGETNEKENNTLMEWASKSPQNRALLNDVKSDWKKMNSMEPHFDVDKAWSKFQNRIAAEPVMEQMPVQPKTVSGRFSMVMRIAASLLLLVVLGVASVSIVNRFSKVTFTASLMDKGRSIELADGSVIYLNSNATLTYPKHFGKKIREVRLDGEAYFEVKHESDRPFIIYAGDARIRVLGTTFNVNSSNSEKHAEVYVTTGLVELSDRNDLNNKVLIKPGSIGSINHEKINLVKAVNANSIAWKTRSLTFSDTPIEEVISVVRSVYDTEIILKNVPNGTIKANGSFQGDPLDTVIKTISIIGNFNFAKSNDTIYLSQ, encoded by the coding sequence ATGTTTACAAAATATAAAACAGATTGGAATTTACTAGCAAAGTACATGGCCGGTGAAACCAATGAAAAGGAGAACAATACGCTGATGGAATGGGCTTCAAAAAGTCCCCAAAACAGGGCATTGTTGAATGATGTTAAATCAGATTGGAAGAAGATGAATTCAATGGAGCCTCATTTTGATGTGGATAAAGCGTGGAGCAAGTTTCAGAACCGGATCGCAGCAGAACCGGTTATGGAACAGATGCCGGTTCAGCCAAAAACCGTTTCGGGTCGTTTTTCAATGGTGATGCGTATTGCCGCGTCGCTGTTATTGCTTGTTGTGCTTGGTGTTGCATCAGTAAGTATTGTAAACCGGTTCAGTAAAGTTACCTTCACGGCTTCATTGATGGATAAGGGAAGATCGATTGAACTCGCAGATGGGTCGGTAATCTATTTGAACAGCAATGCCACCCTTACTTATCCGAAACATTTTGGTAAAAAAATTAGGGAAGTACGGCTTGATGGTGAGGCTTATTTTGAAGTGAAACATGAAAGCGACAGGCCTTTTATAATATATGCCGGTGATGCCCGCATCCGGGTTCTCGGAACCACTTTTAATGTGAATTCAAGCAACAGCGAAAAACATGCTGAAGTATATGTAACCACAGGTTTGGTGGAACTGTCAGACAGAAATGATCTCAATAATAAGGTTCTTATAAAACCGGGTAGCATAGGTTCAATTAATCATGAGAAAATAAACCTTGTGAAGGCTGTAAATGCCAATTCAATTGCCTGGAAAACCCGTTCACTCACTTTCTCAGACACTCCTATCGAAGAAGTAATTTCAGTTGTACGAAGTGTTTATGATACTGAAATTATACTTAAAAATGTGCCGAACGGTACGATTAAAGCAAACGGATCTTTTCAGGGTGATCCCCTTGATACGGTAATTAAAACAATTAGCATTATAGGTAATTTCAACTTTGCAAAATCAAACGATACGATCTATCTTTCACAATAA
- a CDS encoding RNA polymerase sigma-70 factor gives MNYPEQAVAKMVDYGNTSQISLMDLQSFESMFRQYYQMLCAYAYRFVNDSDTAEEIVQELFYKLWEKKSELQINSSLKSYLYSAVHNRCLKFIEHRNVETRYRNYYLLHESEVDNEPQHSSNARELQGIIDDTLNSLPERCSRIFRLNRYEGLKYNEIALKLSISVKTVEANMGKALKMLRKNLKEYAEMA, from the coding sequence ATGAATTACCCTGAACAGGCAGTAGCAAAGATGGTCGATTACGGCAATACAAGCCAGATCTCATTAATGGATCTGCAATCATTTGAATCCATGTTCCGGCAATATTACCAGATGCTGTGCGCTTACGCTTACCGTTTTGTTAATGATTCGGATACTGCAGAAGAAATTGTCCAGGAGTTGTTTTACAAGTTATGGGAAAAAAAATCGGAGTTACAGATCAACAGTTCTTTGAAATCATACCTGTATTCGGCCGTTCATAACCGGTGCCTTAAATTTATCGAGCACCGGAATGTGGAAACAAGATACAGGAATTATTACTTATTGCATGAATCAGAGGTGGACAACGAGCCACAGCATAGCTCAAATGCCCGCGAATTGCAGGGTATAATTGATGATACGCTGAATTCATTGCCCGAACGGTGCAGCAGGATTTTCAGGCTGAATCGCTATGAGGGGTTGAAATACAATGAAATAGCCTTAAAGCTTTCGATTTCGGTTAAAACAGTGGAGGCTAATATGGGAAAGGCGCTGAAAATGCTCCGGAAGAACCTTAAAGAATATGCTGAAATGGCTTAA
- a CDS encoding carboxypeptidase-like regulatory domain-containing protein, protein MKSLIKNSVNTLALMLILVGITSVQAMGSGWNRERNPQDTAFKVFTGKVIDHTTKKPVVFANVYLVGSSLGTVTNADGEFILKVPTTELNRKLGISNLGYKNLIVDLAELKDRENTFRLEIAATPLEQVVIRSDDPMDLLRMAYRRIPENYNADPEMQVGFYRETVKQNRSYVAVAEAVLDVYKSPYTSLMDYDRVKIFKGRKSEDVKKMDTLMFKLQGGPKTSFLLDVVKNPGEILSEEYFDKYNFKFAGYASIDGRDNYVIQFDQKPEVDIALYKGTVYLDTKNMAISRIDFSFSDKALDIADNELVRKKPMDLKIDVLGADYSINYRVLNEKWYLNHVRSELVFKCDWKKKRFDATYTTALEMAVTDRNTENINKAKYRDQTRMTDIFADKVNAYKDENFWGDYNYIKPEESIESVINKLNKKLRWQNID, encoded by the coding sequence ATGAAATCATTAATTAAAAATTCAGTAAACACTCTTGCCCTGATGCTGATCCTCGTCGGCATAACATCAGTGCAGGCAATGGGTTCCGGTTGGAACCGCGAAAGAAATCCTCAGGATACCGCCTTTAAAGTTTTTACAGGTAAGGTTATCGATCACACTACAAAGAAACCGGTTGTATTTGCAAACGTTTACCTGGTTGGAAGCAGCCTGGGCACTGTTACAAATGCCGACGGTGAATTTATTTTAAAAGTTCCCACAACAGAACTGAACCGCAAGCTGGGTATTTCAAACCTCGGTTACAAAAACCTGATTGTTGACCTGGCAGAACTAAAAGACAGGGAAAACACATTCAGGCTCGAAATAGCGGCAACTCCGCTGGAGCAGGTAGTTATCCGCAGCGACGATCCCATGGATCTTCTCAGGATGGCCTACAGGCGAATTCCTGAAAATTACAACGCTGACCCTGAAATGCAGGTTGGATTCTACCGTGAAACGGTTAAACAGAACCGTTCTTATGTGGCTGTTGCAGAAGCTGTCCTTGATGTATATAAATCGCCTTACACAAGCCTGATGGATTATGACAGGGTTAAAATTTTCAAGGGCCGTAAAAGTGAGGATGTGAAGAAAATGGATACCCTGATGTTCAAATTACAGGGTGGTCCTAAGACTAGCTTCCTCCTTGATGTGGTTAAAAACCCGGGTGAAATCCTTTCAGAAGAATACTTCGACAAGTATAATTTTAAATTCGCCGGATATGCATCCATTGACGGACGCGATAACTATGTAATCCAGTTTGATCAGAAACCTGAAGTTGACATTGCTCTTTACAAAGGCACTGTTTATCTCGACACGAAGAACATGGCCATTTCAAGAATCGACTTTTCCTTCAGTGATAAGGCCCTTGACATTGCCGACAATGAACTGGTAAGGAAAAAACCCATGGATCTTAAGATTGACGTCCTTGGTGCCGATTACTCAATCAATTACAGGGTTCTGAATGAAAAATGGTACCTCAACCATGTACGGTCAGAACTGGTTTTCAAATGCGACTGGAAAAAGAAACGTTTCGATGCCACTTATACCACGGCACTTGAAATGGCAGTGACTGACCGGAATACGGAAAATATTAACAAGGCAAAATACAGGGACCAGACCAGGATGACAGATATTTTTGCCGACAAGGTAAATGCCTATAAAGATGAGAATTTCTGGGGCGACTACAATTACATTAAACCTGAAGAATCAATTGAGTCGGTTATAAACAAGCTCAATAAGAAACTGCGGTGGCAGAACATTGACTAG
- a CDS encoding asparagine synthase C-terminal domain-containing protein produces the protein MESVVKIITNDFSWRKGRNLYVAGHAHSPGGEFMNEDALLNYFSQMTDNPEKPVRELTSLNGIYSFIYSSGNTIYLYCDKSRFFPVFFRISPQIAISDDPEELRLPGDSISEDVSAEFRHMGYTTGPDTLIDEIKQVPPGELVTIRNGKIERERIFSFKVKPGEISHDGDPVAAMHKAIEGAALRFIRSIGKSTPVLPLSGGFDSRLIACILKNYGYDNTICFTYGRRTREVDISQKVAELLGFKWYFVDYEKFQDEALSISSKEFYDYYRYASKFTSMFYLQEYPAVLYLLKHKLIPDESVFLPGHSGDLLGGSQFGKVFPVDIKPNKVLTRILKSKYFNYPDNFQVLKIFRKRLDAELDAKSAFLGYSIFEDWDIREKIAKFIINSSHVFSFFGFQVRFFYWDNELVDFFRKLPPECKNHKHIYDSCLRENYFKKYSLNFEKELTPGRFTKKLQKIKNRLKPLLPRSVRYRYILKNDWACYEKLTGPMLADINPSIRKKLPYNGFNSVIINWYLAQLNKNESPDNLVKS, from the coding sequence ATGGAATCGGTTGTTAAAATAATCACCAACGATTTTTCGTGGAGAAAAGGCAGGAACCTGTATGTTGCTGGTCATGCGCATTCTCCCGGTGGTGAATTCATGAATGAAGATGCGTTGCTGAATTATTTTTCCCAGATGACGGATAATCCCGAAAAGCCGGTGCGGGAGTTAACATCATTAAATGGTATATACTCTTTCATTTATTCATCAGGCAATACAATTTACCTGTACTGTGATAAATCAAGATTCTTCCCGGTATTCTTTCGTATAAGTCCCCAAATAGCAATCAGCGATGATCCTGAAGAATTGCGGTTGCCGGGCGACTCGATATCGGAGGATGTTTCCGCGGAATTCAGACATATGGGATATACAACAGGTCCTGACACTCTCATTGATGAAATCAAACAGGTGCCCCCGGGGGAATTGGTAACTATCCGCAATGGAAAGATTGAAAGGGAACGGATTTTCTCCTTTAAAGTCAAACCAGGTGAAATCAGTCATGATGGTGATCCTGTTGCAGCCATGCACAAAGCCATCGAAGGAGCCGCATTGCGTTTCATCCGGTCAATTGGTAAATCCACCCCCGTATTGCCGCTTAGCGGAGGATTTGATTCAAGGCTGATTGCCTGTATTCTCAAAAATTACGGGTATGATAATACGATCTGTTTTACCTACGGCCGGAGGACAAGGGAGGTTGACATTTCGCAAAAAGTGGCTGAATTGCTTGGTTTCAAATGGTATTTTGTAGACTATGAAAAATTTCAGGATGAGGCCCTGTCAATCAGCAGTAAGGAATTTTATGACTATTACAGGTATGCGTCCAAATTTACATCGATGTTCTACCTCCAGGAATACCCTGCTGTACTGTACCTGTTAAAACATAAACTGATTCCGGATGAAAGTGTTTTTTTACCCGGACACTCCGGTGACCTGCTGGGTGGAAGCCAGTTTGGTAAGGTGTTTCCCGTTGATATAAAACCCAATAAAGTTTTAACCCGGATTCTTAAAAGTAAGTATTTTAATTATCCTGATAACTTTCAGGTATTGAAAATCTTCAGGAAAAGGCTTGACGCGGAACTGGATGCAAAATCCGCGTTTTTGGGATATAGTATATTCGAAGACTGGGATATCCGGGAAAAGATTGCGAAATTCATTATTAATTCGTCACACGTATTTTCTTTTTTTGGTTTTCAGGTCAGGTTCTTTTATTGGGACAATGAATTAGTTGATTTCTTCAGGAAACTTCCACCGGAATGTAAAAACCACAAACATATTTATGACAGCTGCCTCCGGGAGAATTATTTTAAAAAGTACAGCCTTAACTTCGAAAAGGAATTAACACCCGGTCGCTTCACAAAAAAATTGCAAAAGATCAAAAACCGGTTGAAACCTTTGCTACCCCGATCTGTCCGTTACAGGTATATTCTGAAAAATGACTGGGCCTGTTATGAAAAGTTAACCGGTCCGATGCTTGCCGATATCAACCCGTCAATAAGGAAAAAGCTCCCTTACAACGGGTTTAACAGTGTCATTATCAATTGGTATCTCGCGCAGTTGAATAAAAACGAATCGCCGGATAACCTCGTTAAATCTTAA